A segment of the Homoserinimonas aerilata genome:
CACGCCGTGCAACCTCAGCCTCGGCCGCCTCGCGCAGGCAGCCAAGGAGGGCGTGCACGGCGGCGGTGGCTATCCGCTGCAGTTCGGCACCATCTCCGTCTCCGACGGCATCTCCATGGGCCATGAGGGCATGCACTTCTCCCTCGTCTCCCGTGAGGTCATCGCCGACTCGGTCGAGACCGTCATGATGGCGGAGCGCCTCGACGGCTCGGTCGTGCTTGCCGGATGCGACAAGTCGATCCCCGGAATGCTGATGGCGGCCGCACGGCTGAACCTCGCATCCGTGTTCCTCTACGCGGGTTCGATCGCTCCGGGCTGGGTCAAGCTCAGCGACGGCACCGAGAAGGACATCACGATCATCGACTCCTTCGAGGCGGTCGGCGCGGTCAAGGCAGGCCGGATGTCCGAGGCCGACGCCAAGCGCATCGAGTGCGCCTTCGCCCCGGGCGAGGGTGCGTGTGGTGGCATGTACACCGCCAACACCATGGCGAGCGTCGCCGAGGCTCTCGGCATGAGCCTGCCGGGTTCTGCATCCCCGGCTGCGGCCGATCGGCGCCGCGACTACTACGCGCACCGCAGTGGTGAGGCCGTCGTCAACATGCTGCGTCTCGGCATCACGACGGGCGACATCCTGACCAAGAAGGCGTTCGAGAACGCGATCGCGGTCGGTATGGCCCTCGGTGGCTCGACGAACATCATCCTGCACCTGCTCGCTATCGCGAACGAGGCGGGCGTCGAGCTCACCCTCGACGACTTCAACCGCATCGGCGACAAGGTGCCTCACATCGGCGATCTCAAGCCCTTCGGCGCGTACGTCATGAACGACGTCGACCGCCACGGCGGTCTGCCTGTTCTCATGAAGGCGCTGCTCGACGCCGGCCTCATGCACGGAGACGCCCTCACGGTGACGGGCAAGACGATGGCCGAGAACCTGGCCGAGATGGACATCGACCCGCTCGACGGTGAGGTGCTGCGCACGCTCGACAACCCCATCCACGCGACGGGTGGTCTGGCCGTGCTCAAGGGTTCGTTCGCCCCCGAGGGTGCCGTCGTCAAGACCGCCGGATTCGACGCCGCCGTCTTCGAGGGACCGGCACGGGTGTTCGAGCGCGAGCGCGCCGCCATGGATGCCCTCACGGAGGGGCGCATCGGCAAGGGC
Coding sequences within it:
- the ilvD gene encoding dihydroxy-acid dehydratase; amino-acid sequence: MPENDMKPRSRTVTDGIEAMTSRGMLRAVGMGDADWDKPQIGIASSWNEITPCNLSLGRLAQAAKEGVHGGGGYPLQFGTISVSDGISMGHEGMHFSLVSREVIADSVETVMMAERLDGSVVLAGCDKSIPGMLMAAARLNLASVFLYAGSIAPGWVKLSDGTEKDITIIDSFEAVGAVKAGRMSEADAKRIECAFAPGEGACGGMYTANTMASVAEALGMSLPGSASPAAADRRRDYYAHRSGEAVVNMLRLGITTGDILTKKAFENAIAVGMALGGSTNIILHLLAIANEAGVELTLDDFNRIGDKVPHIGDLKPFGAYVMNDVDRHGGLPVLMKALLDAGLMHGDALTVTGKTMAENLAEMDIDPLDGEVLRTLDNPIHATGGLAVLKGSFAPEGAVVKTAGFDAAVFEGPARVFERERAAMDALTEGRIGKGDIVVIRYEGPKGGPGMREMLAITAAIKGAGLGQDVLLLTDGRFSGGTTGLCIGHIAPEAVDAGPIAFVRDGDLIRVDIAARSLDLLVDEAELAARRDGWAPLPPRYTRGVLAKYSKLVRSASEGAVTG